A single region of the Biomphalaria glabrata chromosome 15, xgBioGlab47.1, whole genome shotgun sequence genome encodes:
- the LOC106050769 gene encoding acyl-coenzyme A thioesterase 9, mitochondrial-like, translating to MLCPILRRLLFSSLRLRAEAAGYCTVPVNPNMMTIKEVRDSLINMVGVRKKWIIEETKVTGVMQKVVSDQSLLPKRKPSDSYVQAVIPLSDPDNNVRDKYITFAKKIRFGRLLEDFDSLAGLICYNHNLNPALGPDQKSPYAFVTRLVDRIEQSPTKLLSPYKDIILDGQVTWVGRSSMECTMNIKQEIDGELVKVITARYLFVAVLSETSTPGVVNPLDPQTPEEIALFKLGEENKIKRQRETTQSLLKTPPTEDERLIIHDLFLSTVDLNSGTFKVRVKPENTVWMEDAIKKTLLICHPEQRNLYNKIFGGFLMRMAYELAWANASIYARKRPRLCKVVDDILFNKPVEIGSLLLLSSQVVYTKGSDLQIHVHAEVDNLERGINENTNDFHFTFDMGVPNLPRVIPKTYSESMLYLVGKRHYES from the exons ATGCTGTGTCCCATTCTTAGAAGGCTTCTCTTTTCATCACTTAGGCTTCGGGCTGAAGCAGCTGGTTACTGTACAGTCCCAGTTAATCCAAACATGATGACCATTAAAGAAG TGCGAGACAGTCTGATAAACATGGTGGGAGTCAGAAAAAAATGGAT caTTGAAGAGACCAAAGTAACTGGTGTTATGCAAAAGGTTGTCAGTGACCAGTCATTATTGCCTAAACGTAAGCCCAGTGACAGTTATGTGCAAGCTGTCATTCCACTAAGTGACCCAGATAATAATGTTCGAGACAAGTACATCACATTTGCTAAAAAAATCCGATTTGGAAGACTTTTGGAAGATTTTGATTCACTTGCAG GGCTTATCTGTTACAACCATAACTTGAACCCTGCCCTTGGACCTGATCAGAAGTCTCCTTACGCATTTGTGACTAGGCTTGTGGACCGTATTG AGCAGTCCCCTACCAAGCTTTTATCACCGTACAAAGATATCATCCTAGATGGTCAAGTGACCTGGGTCGGTCGTTCATCTATGGAATGTACAATGAATataaaacag gAAATTGATGGAGAGTTAGTCAAAGTAATAACAGCTAGATATCTGTTTGTGGCAGTGCTGTCAGAGACTAGCAC CCCTGGCGTTGTGAACCCACTAGATCCACAGACCCCTGAGGAAATAGCACTCTTCAAACTTGGAGAAG AAAACAAGATCAAACGTCAGAGAGAAACCACTCAGTCACTGTTGAAAACACCACCTACAGAAGATGAAAGACTAATTATACACGATCTATTTTTGTCTACTGTAGACCttaa CTCTGGCACATTTAAAGTACGTGTGAAGCCAGAGAATACAGTTTGGATGGAGGATGCAATCAAGAAGACTCTTCTTATATGTCATCCAGAG caAAGAAACCTGTACAACAAAATCTTTGGAGGTTTCTTAATGAGGATGGCTTATGAGTTGGCTTGGGCAAATGCCTCTATTTATGC GAGAAAACGTCCAAGATTGTGCAAAGTTGTGGATGACATCCTGTTCAATAAACCAGTAGAAATAGGTTCACTTCTACTCCTCTCCTCACAG GTTGTGTACACCAAGGGCTCTGACCTGCAGATACATGTCCACGCAGAGGTTGACAATCTTGAGCGAGGCATCAATGAAAATACAAACGACTTTCACTTCACATTTGACATGGGGGTCCCTAACCTTCCTCGTGTTATACCGAAAACATACTCTG AATCCATGTTGTACCTAGTGGGTAAAAGGCACTATGAAAGTTGA